The Amblyomma americanum isolate KBUSLIRL-KWMA chromosome 5, ASM5285725v1, whole genome shotgun sequence genome window below encodes:
- the LOC144133403 gene encoding BTB/POZ domain-containing protein 7 isoform X2 — protein MGVGASSPDPPQVAPEMGRKKRGVAPLLTLRKRLARRRWRASKGFDHAQVFNDFLNSAGWTVREVAALVHEYEATAALRELTAQADAARLPARSCRADLGRLLESRLCADVTLAYRGTAFPAHRALLSARCPFFRDLLSETGGGPRQQMMVVEMDIPGVGVELFGDLLRYLYTGELSVAGEAGSSAALSTLLRLSEQFGVPNPLALDLRRMLEGGHLADASLVWEVPGSGGGVEQEAEFPCHRAVLAARCPFFRGVIQRRTASGSGGSGGDGGATPGGRLRVVLDAGVVPVRHARVLLWALYQDTVDLSMLPCSSGGSLAEEFMELYQVARLLELDSLAQACEDALVELLGPDTLCGVLQWSELPHGSPWVHRQAMAFLAEEFSALAATPLLFQLTKGQLLTVLQSDFLQASELEILVAVLKWGEQQLLKRMEEREPNIVSQTAHSVARRGARSRRDLLSDTELRELLSELLCHVRTAHVLPLGADALLQAQRRGLFPRPPPCMLGGEEPSQAPPSRGAASWLAGPRPRLFGPYVEEAKAWLEEQLSQEQALGPVAPSPWPPHLTHIPDTLYMVDKGAAGAFREACPCLPHGGATAPAVRLPDPTLPVLSEELLRQMRQREQELRQGAARAYSLGANRGAISHQLQLRVVREAGLPDQAASLLAQAPPPSDDWAPASSSSSSTTTVQDPLDLMVTRPAASSAAVARAPPNPILVPPSRAPPRRLAPPADLRLHRQPHLGRRALRMTELQNENSNLSKMIPDIAMATATLEHLDLAESDKDDYGCEADDLSPVHMLV, from the exons ATGGGGGTGGGAGCATCATCGCCGGACCCTCCCCAG GTTGCTCCGGAGATGGGGCGGAAGAAGAGGGGGGTGGCGCCACTGCTGACGCTGCGGAAACGGTTGGCTCGTCGCCGTTGGAGGGCCAGCAAGGGCTTCGACCACGCGCAGGTGTTCAACGACTTTCTCAACTCTGCTGGCTGGACTGTGCGAGAG GTGGCAGCCCTTGTGCACGAGTACGAAGCCACTGCTGCCCTGCGTGAGCTCACGGCGCAGGCTGACGCCGCTCGGCTCCCTGCGCGGTCGTGTAGGGCCGACCTTGGACGTCTGCTCGAATCCCGTCTCTGTGCTGACGTGACGCTCGCCTACAGAGGCACTGCATTCCCGGCTCATCGAGCCCTGTTGTCGGCTCGCTGCCCGTTCTTTAGGGACCTACTGTCGGAAACGGGAGGAGGACCACGCCAACAAATG ATGGTGGTGGAGATGGACATTCCGGGCGTCGGGGTGGAGCTCTTTGGGGACCTGCTGCGGTACCTGTACACTGGCGAGCTTAGCGTGGCTGGGGAGGCTGGCAGCAGTGCTGCTCTGTCCACCCTGCTGCGGCTGAGCGAGCAGTTTGGAGTGCCAAACCCATTAGCCCTCGACCTGCGCAGGATGCTGGAAG GTGGGCACCTGGCAGATGCCAGTTTGGTGTGGGAAGTTCCGGGTAGCGGAGGTGGTGTGGAGCAGGAAGCGGAGTTTCCGTGCCACCGGGCAGTGCTGGCAGCACGCTGCCCCTTTTTCCGTGGTGTGATTCAGCGACGGACTGCTTCTGGAAGTGGAGGAAGTGGTGGAGACGGAGGGGCCACTCCAGGTGGACGCCTGCGGGTGGTCCTCGATGCCGGCGTGGTCCCAGTGCGGCATGCACGTGTCCTTCTGTGGGCCTTGTACCAGGACACAGTTGACCTGTCCATGCTGCCCTGCTCCTCGGGTGGATCCCTAGCTGAGGAGTTTATGGAGCTCTACCAGGTGGCACGGCTGCTGGAACTGGATTCCTTGGCACAGG cGTGCGAGGATGCCCTGGTTGAGCTGCTGGGTCCGGACACCCTGTGCGGAGTGCTGCAGTGGAGCGAGCTACCGCACGGCTCCCCCTGGGTGCACCGGCAAGCCATGGCCTTCCTAGCCGAAGAGTTCTCGGCCCTGGCTGCCACCCCGCTGCTCTTCCAGCTCACGAAGGGGCAGTTGCTCACCGTGCTCCAGTCCGACTTCCTGCAG GCTAGTGAGTTGGAGATCTTGGTAGCTGTACTCAAGTGGGGAGAACAACAATTGCTCAAGAGGATGGAGGAGAGAG AACCGAACATAGTCAGCCAAACAGCGCACAGCGTTGCCAGGCGAGGTGCTCGCAGCCGTCGGGACCTGCTCAGCGACACCGAACTGCGGGAATTACTCTCTGAGCTACTGTGCCACGTGCGGACAGCGCACGTGCTTCCCCTTGGTGCGGACGCCCTCCTGCAGGCCCAGAGGCGGGGCCTGTTTCCCCGCCCACCGCCATGCATGCTGGGAGGGGAGGAGCCTTCCCAAGCCCCGCCTTCCAGGGGTGCGGCTTCATGGCTGGCTGGACCCCGGCCTCGCCTCTTTGGTCCTTATGTGGAAGAAGCCAAG GCCTGGCTGGAAGAGCAGCTTTCCCAGGAGCAGGCCCTGGGTCCCGTGGCACCCAGCCCATGGCCCCCGCACCTGACACACATTCCAGACACTCTCTACATGGTGGACAAGGGGGCTGCAGGGGCGTTTCGGGAAGCCTGCCCATGCCTGCCTCACGGAGGGGCCACCGCACCTGCCGTTCGACTACCAGATCCCACACTGCCAG tgCTAAGCGAAGAGCTGCTGCGGCAGATGCGCCAGCGAGAGCAAGAGCTGCGGCAGGGGGCTGCCCGCGCCTACTCACTGGGGGCCAACCGCGGCGCCATCAGTCACCAGCTGCAGCTGCGCGTGGTGCGGGAGGCGGGGCTTCCTGACCAGGCCGCCTCCCTCCTCGCCCAGGCCCCGCCCCCGAGCGATGACTGGGCCCccgcctcttcctcctcctcctccaccaccACTGTGCAGGACCCCTTGGACCTCATGGTAACAAGGCCAGCGGCGTCATCAGCAGCTGTGGCGCGAGCTCCGCCCAACCCCATCTTGGTGCCGCCCTCGCGGGCCCCGCCACGACGCCTGGCCCCACCTGCCGAcctcaggctgcacaggcagccaCATCTGGGGAGGCGAGCACTACGCATGACTGAG TTGCAAAACGAGAACAGCAATCTCAGCAAGATGATTCCTGACATCGCAATGGCGACGGCCACCCTGGAACATCTGGATCTGGCCGAGTCTGACAAGGACGACTACGGCTGCGAGGCTGACGACCTCTCGCCCGTACACATGCTTGTCTGA
- the LOC144133403 gene encoding BTB/POZ domain-containing protein 7 isoform X1 produces the protein MGVGASSPDPPQVAPEMGRKKRGVAPLLTLRKRLARRRWRASKGFDHAQVFNDFLNSAGWTVREVAALVHEYEATAALRELTAQADAARLPARSCRADLGRLLESRLCADVTLAYRGTAFPAHRALLSARCPFFRDLLSETGGGPRQQMTPKQMVVEMDIPGVGVELFGDLLRYLYTGELSVAGEAGSSAALSTLLRLSEQFGVPNPLALDLRRMLEGGHLADASLVWEVPGSGGGVEQEAEFPCHRAVLAARCPFFRGVIQRRTASGSGGSGGDGGATPGGRLRVVLDAGVVPVRHARVLLWALYQDTVDLSMLPCSSGGSLAEEFMELYQVARLLELDSLAQACEDALVELLGPDTLCGVLQWSELPHGSPWVHRQAMAFLAEEFSALAATPLLFQLTKGQLLTVLQSDFLQASELEILVAVLKWGEQQLLKRMEEREPNIVSQTAHSVARRGARSRRDLLSDTELRELLSELLCHVRTAHVLPLGADALLQAQRRGLFPRPPPCMLGGEEPSQAPPSRGAASWLAGPRPRLFGPYVEEAKAWLEEQLSQEQALGPVAPSPWPPHLTHIPDTLYMVDKGAAGAFREACPCLPHGGATAPAVRLPDPTLPVLSEELLRQMRQREQELRQGAARAYSLGANRGAISHQLQLRVVREAGLPDQAASLLAQAPPPSDDWAPASSSSSSTTTVQDPLDLMVTRPAASSAAVARAPPNPILVPPSRAPPRRLAPPADLRLHRQPHLGRRALRMTELQNENSNLSKMIPDIAMATATLEHLDLAESDKDDYGCEADDLSPVHMLV, from the exons ATGGGGGTGGGAGCATCATCGCCGGACCCTCCCCAG GTTGCTCCGGAGATGGGGCGGAAGAAGAGGGGGGTGGCGCCACTGCTGACGCTGCGGAAACGGTTGGCTCGTCGCCGTTGGAGGGCCAGCAAGGGCTTCGACCACGCGCAGGTGTTCAACGACTTTCTCAACTCTGCTGGCTGGACTGTGCGAGAG GTGGCAGCCCTTGTGCACGAGTACGAAGCCACTGCTGCCCTGCGTGAGCTCACGGCGCAGGCTGACGCCGCTCGGCTCCCTGCGCGGTCGTGTAGGGCCGACCTTGGACGTCTGCTCGAATCCCGTCTCTGTGCTGACGTGACGCTCGCCTACAGAGGCACTGCATTCCCGGCTCATCGAGCCCTGTTGTCGGCTCGCTGCCCGTTCTTTAGGGACCTACTGTCGGAAACGGGAGGAGGACCACGCCAACAAA TGACTCCCAAACAGATGGTGGTGGAGATGGACATTCCGGGCGTCGGGGTGGAGCTCTTTGGGGACCTGCTGCGGTACCTGTACACTGGCGAGCTTAGCGTGGCTGGGGAGGCTGGCAGCAGTGCTGCTCTGTCCACCCTGCTGCGGCTGAGCGAGCAGTTTGGAGTGCCAAACCCATTAGCCCTCGACCTGCGCAGGATGCTGGAAG GTGGGCACCTGGCAGATGCCAGTTTGGTGTGGGAAGTTCCGGGTAGCGGAGGTGGTGTGGAGCAGGAAGCGGAGTTTCCGTGCCACCGGGCAGTGCTGGCAGCACGCTGCCCCTTTTTCCGTGGTGTGATTCAGCGACGGACTGCTTCTGGAAGTGGAGGAAGTGGTGGAGACGGAGGGGCCACTCCAGGTGGACGCCTGCGGGTGGTCCTCGATGCCGGCGTGGTCCCAGTGCGGCATGCACGTGTCCTTCTGTGGGCCTTGTACCAGGACACAGTTGACCTGTCCATGCTGCCCTGCTCCTCGGGTGGATCCCTAGCTGAGGAGTTTATGGAGCTCTACCAGGTGGCACGGCTGCTGGAACTGGATTCCTTGGCACAGG cGTGCGAGGATGCCCTGGTTGAGCTGCTGGGTCCGGACACCCTGTGCGGAGTGCTGCAGTGGAGCGAGCTACCGCACGGCTCCCCCTGGGTGCACCGGCAAGCCATGGCCTTCCTAGCCGAAGAGTTCTCGGCCCTGGCTGCCACCCCGCTGCTCTTCCAGCTCACGAAGGGGCAGTTGCTCACCGTGCTCCAGTCCGACTTCCTGCAG GCTAGTGAGTTGGAGATCTTGGTAGCTGTACTCAAGTGGGGAGAACAACAATTGCTCAAGAGGATGGAGGAGAGAG AACCGAACATAGTCAGCCAAACAGCGCACAGCGTTGCCAGGCGAGGTGCTCGCAGCCGTCGGGACCTGCTCAGCGACACCGAACTGCGGGAATTACTCTCTGAGCTACTGTGCCACGTGCGGACAGCGCACGTGCTTCCCCTTGGTGCGGACGCCCTCCTGCAGGCCCAGAGGCGGGGCCTGTTTCCCCGCCCACCGCCATGCATGCTGGGAGGGGAGGAGCCTTCCCAAGCCCCGCCTTCCAGGGGTGCGGCTTCATGGCTGGCTGGACCCCGGCCTCGCCTCTTTGGTCCTTATGTGGAAGAAGCCAAG GCCTGGCTGGAAGAGCAGCTTTCCCAGGAGCAGGCCCTGGGTCCCGTGGCACCCAGCCCATGGCCCCCGCACCTGACACACATTCCAGACACTCTCTACATGGTGGACAAGGGGGCTGCAGGGGCGTTTCGGGAAGCCTGCCCATGCCTGCCTCACGGAGGGGCCACCGCACCTGCCGTTCGACTACCAGATCCCACACTGCCAG tgCTAAGCGAAGAGCTGCTGCGGCAGATGCGCCAGCGAGAGCAAGAGCTGCGGCAGGGGGCTGCCCGCGCCTACTCACTGGGGGCCAACCGCGGCGCCATCAGTCACCAGCTGCAGCTGCGCGTGGTGCGGGAGGCGGGGCTTCCTGACCAGGCCGCCTCCCTCCTCGCCCAGGCCCCGCCCCCGAGCGATGACTGGGCCCccgcctcttcctcctcctcctccaccaccACTGTGCAGGACCCCTTGGACCTCATGGTAACAAGGCCAGCGGCGTCATCAGCAGCTGTGGCGCGAGCTCCGCCCAACCCCATCTTGGTGCCGCCCTCGCGGGCCCCGCCACGACGCCTGGCCCCACCTGCCGAcctcaggctgcacaggcagccaCATCTGGGGAGGCGAGCACTACGCATGACTGAG TTGCAAAACGAGAACAGCAATCTCAGCAAGATGATTCCTGACATCGCAATGGCGACGGCCACCCTGGAACATCTGGATCTGGCCGAGTCTGACAAGGACGACTACGGCTGCGAGGCTGACGACCTCTCGCCCGTACACATGCTTGTCTGA